The DNA window TTCCCGAGCGGGCAACCGCGATCGCACGGGGGGCGGTACTGGTGCGAGATGCCCTCGATCCAGTGGCGGATCCTCTCCATCGGCGGCACTTCGGGCCGGAAGATCCCGTCCATCGCCTCCGTGTTCGCGCGGACGATCTCATCCACGACCGCGAGGCCGAGAGATCTCTTGTCGGGGAAGTGATGGTAGAAGCTGCCCTGGCCGACGCCCGTGGCCTGCATGATCTGGGCGGGACTCGTGCTGCGATAGCCGTGCCTCCACATGAGGTCGACCGCGGCCTGCAGGATCCTATCCCGCGTCGGGTGATTCCCCTCCCGTTTCATCTTCCTACAAGGTTAGGGGTGTGGCCGCGGACTGACAACGTCTGATCGACTTGTCTCGGGGCGTGTTTCCGCGCCCCTGCCCACGAGTCCCCGGGGACCCGAGGCACCCGGCGAGAGGGGCCCGTCTCCCGGCGGGGCTCAGGGCGCGATCCAACCGGCCGCGGAGAGAAGGCCCATTTCGGGGTCGAGAGCGGCCCGGATGGCGTATGATCCTGGATCGACGTCGGGAACGGGGTGCCCGGCCGGCATGAAGGGGGGTCATGGTGGCTGAGCGGGCCGTCACGGAGGCGCGCGCCGCGCCTTTGCCGGGCGGGTATGGATGGTATTACTTCGACGGGATCAGCCTCGACGGCCGCTACGTCGTCGTCGCCACCTGGTATTCCGGCTTCATCTTCTCGCCGCGCTACTACGACGAGGTCCTCGAGCTGCGGGAGAGGGAAGGGGCGCAACCCGCCGAAGGGACTAACCTTGCGGACCCGACGGAATTCGGCGCCTTCGGCCTTGGGCTCTACGATCGCGGGCGGACCGTCGCCTACGTGGTCGTCGAGACGCCGTTGGTGCGCAGCGGATCCGATCCGTGGTTCCCGAACCTCCACTCCGGCCGGCAGGGGATCGGATCACCGTCCCCGCCGCCCGCGGACTCGAGCCTCGTCGTTGGCGAGAACCGCCTTTCGATGAATCCCGACGGGTCCTATGACCTGGAGTTCTCCGATCGGTCGAAGTGGCTTCGGACGGTCGTCAAGGGTCGGCTCAACGTCAGGCCCCTCGCCGGAGGCAGCGACATCGTTCCCCTGGGCACCGAGGGAGACTCCGGGATGGAGGGGACGCATGAGTGGCAGATCCTCGCCTCCCGCGCCGAGGTCACGGGACGGATCTCGTGGAGCGGCCCGATCGACAGGCGGGTCAAGAGCCTCGATCTGCAAGCGCTCGGCTATGTCGATCGAAACGTCGGCCGGCTTCCGATCAGCGTGAATGTCGGCTGCTGGCTCTGGGGAAGGTTCCAGGGAAGCGAGAGAACGATCGCCTACTACCGCCTCGATCCGGCCGACGCCCCGCTCGGCCGCCGGGCGGGCGGGGGAGCGGAGGGGGAAGGGCCGAGCCCCACGCATCACTATCTCTTCTATGGGGACCGCTCCGGCGGGAGGCTTGTCGAGGGAGGGAAGATCGAGATCGAGCGCGTCCGCCGCAACCGCTGGGGGATGCGCCACCCCCTCGCGATCCGCGGCGTTGTCGATGAGATGGAATGGCGGGCCGAGGTCGCGCGCGATGTCGACCGCGGCCCTTTCTATGTCCGATGCCTCAGCAGGCTGAACTGCCCGGACGAGGCCCTCGACGGAGTCGTCGGCATCACGGAGTGCTTCCTTCCGGCGCGATGGGATGTCCCGCTCTATCGCCTGTTCTCGAAGGGGCGGATCCGCCGTGGACCGTGAGGGCCGCGGAGAGGCGACGCATCGGCTCCCTCGTCCGGAGATCATCCTCTTCGACAACGACGGGACGCTGGTGCCTTCCCACGAAGTCGCCAATCCGGCGATACAGGAGGCGTTCGCCCTCTTCTGCCGGGAGAAGGGAATCGACCTGGTGGTCCCGACCGACGCCAGGATTCGCGATCTGACCGGCCAGCCGGGCGAGACCTTCTTTCGATCCCTCCTGCCCGAGGAGCACGCCGCCCTCGCGGGCGATCTACGCGCGCGCTGTCTCGACCACGAGGTCGCCGGAATGCTCGCGCGCGCCTCCTTCTACGATGGGCTCGGAGAGATGCTTCGAGAGCTGAAGCGCAGCGGCTCGCGGTTGGCGATCGTGACGAACGGAGGGGAACGATACATCGGAGCGGTGGCGCGGAGGCTCTGCTACGACCTCCTTTTCGATCGGGTCTACTTCCACGGGATGGAAGGGCTCGACGACAAGGGCGCCATGGCGCGCCGCGCGGTCGCCGATCTCGGAGGCGGCCGGGGCGTCCTCGTCGGAGATCGAAGGAGCGACCTCGTTGCGGCGCGGTCGGCGGGCCTGGCCTTCGTAGGATGCCTCTACGGCTACGGGGGACCGGAGGAGCTGCGAGGCGCGGACATCCTGGCCGACTCCCCGCAGGAGCTGGCGCGCCTCCTGATGGATGCGTGCTATCCTCCGGAGGGCGCAGGCTAGGAGGAGCAGTCATGGCGCTGCAGATGGGGATTGTAGGGCTTCCCAATGTCGGCAAGTCGACCCTGCTGAACGCGCTGACCCACGCGCACGCCGAGGCTTCGAACTACCCCTTCTGCACCATCGATCGCAACGTCGGCGCGGCGCCGATCGACGATCCCCGCCTCGCGAGGCTGGCCGAGCTTCTGCATCCTGAGGAGATGATCCTCGCTTCGATTCGATTCATCGACATCGCCGGACTGGTCCGCGGAGCGAGCAAGGGCGAAGGGTTGGGCAATCAATTCCTGGGCCATATCCGGGAAGTCGACGCGATCGTCCACGTCGTTCGCTGCTTCGAGGACGAGAGAATTGTCCATGTCGACGGATCGGTCGATCCGGTCCGCGACATGGAGATCGTCGAGACCGAGCTGCTGCTCGCGGACCTGGACACCGTCGAGAAACACCGGGTCAAGGTCGAGCACGCCTCCAAGGCGAATCCGAGGCAGGCGGCCGTCGACCTCGCCGCGATCGCCCGTCTGACCGAGGCGCTCAAGAGGGGAGTCCCGCTGCGGCGCGCGCGGCTCGCGCCGGAGGATCTGGAGAAGTCCCGGGAGCTCTTCCTGCTGAGCGACAAGCCCGTCGTCGTGGTCGCGAACGTCGCGGAGGACGATCCGGAAGGGAAGGCCCCGTGCATCGCCCGCCTGCGTGAGGCGGCGGCCTCGGAGACGCTGCTCGCCCTACCGATCCGCCTCGAGGAGGAGCTCGCGCAGCTGGCTCCTGATGAGAGGGATGCCTTCCTGCGCGATCTCGGGCTGCCCGGGCGCGTCCTCGATCGTCTCGTCGCCGCCTCGCGGGACCTCCTTCAGCTCATCACCTTCTACACGACCGCGAACGAGAAGCTGCAGGCCTGGCTCATCCCGAAGGGGACGAAGGCCCCGCGCGCGGCGGGACGGATCCACACCGACATGGAGAGGGGCTTCATCCGGATGGAGGTCTTCCGGCCGGAGGACCTGGAGACGTTCGGATCCAGAGCGGAGCTTCACCGCCACGGGCGGATCCGGGTCGAGGGGAAGGAGTACGAGATCCAGGACGGCGATGTCTGTCACGTCCTGTTCCATCCTTCCTGAGCGCCGGAAGGGAGCGGTCCCGGCTCCCGGTTCCTGGTGGCGCGGACTCGGCCGCTTCCCTAGAATCCGCCGCGACGATGGGAGGCCCCGGGGGGGGCGGCTCCGACTGGGTGTTGGGGTGGGGGAAGGCGATGCCGCGCGGCTCCGCAGATCTCTCTTTTGATCGGCTGGTCGAGAGGATGATCCAGACGTTCGTCGAGATCGACCCCGTGGGCGCGACCTGGCTCGGGAT is part of the Candidatus Eisenbacteria bacterium genome and encodes:
- the ychF gene encoding redox-regulated ATPase YchF — encoded protein: MALQMGIVGLPNVGKSTLLNALTHAHAEASNYPFCTIDRNVGAAPIDDPRLARLAELLHPEEMILASIRFIDIAGLVRGASKGEGLGNQFLGHIREVDAIVHVVRCFEDERIVHVDGSVDPVRDMEIVETELLLADLDTVEKHRVKVEHASKANPRQAAVDLAAIARLTEALKRGVPLRRARLAPEDLEKSRELFLLSDKPVVVVANVAEDDPEGKAPCIARLREAAASETLLALPIRLEEELAQLAPDERDAFLRDLGLPGRVLDRLVAASRDLLQLITFYTTANEKLQAWLIPKGTKAPRAAGRIHTDMERGFIRMEVFRPEDLETFGSRAELHRHGRIRVEGKEYEIQDGDVCHVLFHPS
- a CDS encoding HAD family hydrolase; its protein translation is MSRSIACSRRGGSAVDREGRGEATHRLPRPEIILFDNDGTLVPSHEVANPAIQEAFALFCREKGIDLVVPTDARIRDLTGQPGETFFRSLLPEEHAALAGDLRARCLDHEVAGMLARASFYDGLGEMLRELKRSGSRLAIVTNGGERYIGAVARRLCYDLLFDRVYFHGMEGLDDKGAMARRAVADLGGGRGVLVGDRRSDLVAARSAGLAFVGCLYGYGGPEELRGADILADSPQELARLLMDACYPPEGAG
- a CDS encoding TetR family transcriptional regulator, which encodes MKREGNHPTRDRILQAAVDLMWRHGYRSTSPAQIMQATGVGQGSFYHHFPDKRSLGLAVVDEIVRANTEAMDGIFRPEVPPMERIRHWIEGISHQYRPPCDRGCPLGKLGIEMSAEDPAFRERLTAGFARIRERIVRALREADAAGEIDPEVDPDGLAEVILAIVEGAILIAQCEGEAGPMDRSVLQLERLLDGLQRPGLVPRANAADP